The following proteins are encoded in a genomic region of Labeo rohita strain BAU-BD-2019 chromosome 5, IGBB_LRoh.1.0, whole genome shotgun sequence:
- the pou2f3 gene encoding POU domain, class 2, transcription factor 3 isoform X2 — MEHLGVCFHDIEQNSIDFTRQIKTENLNDSPHSGSSHKTCHLTQGSPVPGGQLTGELPSLHPLPQLVLMPGSHLSSPSSFLLSQAQSGHQALLQPNLLSLQSQSQTGLLPHQPGLALTPQAMGRSGLGGSSMDGHLDMSHLQVPKHVGSPQDEPNDLEELEQFAKAFKQRRIKLGFTQGDVGLAMGKLYGNDFSQTTISRFEALNLSFKNMCKLKPLLEKWLSDAENSPSDSMTNPTTLPPLMEGYGRKRKKRTSIETNIKLTLEKRFIDNPKPNSEEITLISEQLSMEKEVVRVWFCNRRQKEKRIYCPVSTSPIKSHNYNPRLPSTSRSFSPLATGGVSSSSSPSSPSRGSSPSTLSTTSSPLTAQGVNQTFNTGSWYRWNTTSYHH, encoded by the exons ATGGAACATTTGGGAGTTTGTTTTCATG ACATTGAACAAAACAGCATTGACTTCACCAGACAA ATTAAGACTGAGAACCTGAATGATTCACCTCATTCTGGATCGTCACATAAGACATGCCACTTGACTCAGGGATCACCCGTGCCTGGTGGACAGCTTACTGGG GAGCTGCCCTCCCTGCACCCTCTGCCCCAGCTTGTCCTGATGCCTGGATCTCACCTGTCCTCTCCTTCATCATTTCTCCTCTCACAGGCCCAATCAGGACACCAAG CACTGCTGCAGCCCAACCTGCTTTCCTTGCAATCCCAGTCGCAGACAGGACTCCTACCACACCAGCCTGGTCTCGCACTCACTCCTCAG GCAATGGGCAGGTCAGGTCTGGGCGGGTCCTCTATGGATGGACACCTGGACATGTCTCACTTACAGGTGCCTAAACATGTGGGATCACCTCAAGATGAACCCAATGACCTGGAGGAACTCGAGCAGTTTGCTAAAGCCTTCAAACAGAGACGCATCAAACTCGGCTTTACTCAG GGTGACGTGGGTCTGGCCATGGGAAAGCTGTATGGAAATGACTTTAGTCAGACTACCATCTCACGTTTTGAGGCTCTCAATCTTAGCTTCAAAAACATGTGCAAACTCAAGCCCTTGCTGGAGAAGTGGCTGAGTGATGCAG AGAACTCGCCATCTGACTCCATGACCAACCCCACCACCTTACCACCCCTCATGGAGGGTTATGGAAGGAAGAGGAAAAAGAGAACAAGCATTGAAACTAACATCAAACTCACACTAGAGAAACGCTTCATAGAT AACCCAAAACCCAACTCTGAAGAGATCACACTTATCTCTGAGCAGCTATCCATGGAGAAGGAAGTAGTACGGGTTTGGTTCTGCAACCGGCggcagaaagagaaaaggatATACTGCCCCGTCTCCACTTCACCCATTAAGTCTCACAACTACAACCCTCGTCTG CCTTCAACTTCTCGCTCGTTCAGTCCACTCGCCACTGGAGGTG TGTCATCAAGCTCCTCCCCCAGCAGCCCCAGTCGAGGCTCCTCCCCCAGCACTCTGTCCACTACATCCAGTCCACTGACCGCACAGGGGGTCAACCAGACGTTCAACACAGG ATCCTGGTATCGCTGGAACACCACATCATATCACCACTGA
- the oafb gene encoding out at first protein homolog, whose translation MSSFVMNARVTLPASVQIAFVVFTLLLSVSVCSQLTVLVRLNDGQITEEQLEADSEKDIITVEFRQTDGTLITFLSDFKRHVKIFRALVLGEPEKGQSQYQALCFISHLDHGELIPSEAMARLRQKNPHVVRSADERRGVEELNMNVVLNMSRSWHLSTHIHNVCRDARDLVYTRQQDVKYWLDKGVEGSVFEVFPQSLNVTGLQSCSSTTDPWQPCACSYRLNLEWFPCQLKYCRGQGQNPYKCGIKSCSKGYRFSFYTPHKQLCLWDEDT comes from the exons ATGAGCTCTTTTGTAATGAACGCGAGAGTGACTTTACCGGCTTCAGTCCAGATAGCGTTCGTCGTGTTTACGCTGCTGTTATCGGTAAGTGTTTGCTCACAGTTGACGGTACTTGTTCGTCTCAACGATGGTCAAATAACGGAGGAGCAATTAGAGGCTGATAGTGAGAAGGACATCATAACAGTGGagttcagacagacagacgggaCTCTCATCACATTCCTGTCTGATTTCAAACGC CACGTGAAGATCTTTCGTGCTCTGGTGCTTGGGGAGCCAGAGAAGGGCCAATCTCAGTACCAGGCCCTCTGCTTCATCTCACATTTGGATCATGGAGAGCTCATCCCTAGTGAGGCCATGGCTCGACTCAGACAG AAAAACCCACATGTGGTGCGGAGTGCAGATGAGAGACGTGGTGTGGAAGAGTTAAATATGAATGTGGTGCTCAACATGAGTCGCTCGTGGCACCTCAGCACTCATATTCATAATGTCTGCAGGGATGCACGAGACCTGGTGTACACACGACAGCAAGATGTCAAATACTGGTTGGACAAAG GTGTCGAAGGTTCAGTATTTGAGGTCTTTCCTCAGAGTCTGAATGTGACTGGTTTGCAGAGCTGCAGCTCCACAACAGACCCATGGCAGCCCTGCGCCTGCAGTTACAGGTTAAACCTGGAGTGGTTCCCCTGTCAGCTGAAGTACTGCCGGGGCCAGGGACAGAACCCTTACAAGTGTGGCATTAAGAGCTGCAGCAAAGGCTACCGCTTCAGCTTCTACACACCTCATAAACAGCTGTGCCTTTGGGATGAGGACACTTAG
- the zgc:194948 gene encoding uroplakin-2, whose protein sequence is MLAVLFILGMLCPLNSAEIPIKLLDPTNDGVVANVFPNAFLLRWPDCTLYGNRSAGLVYTELPTNDNKTQIFTVPSCTASLPGLLLQNLKNGTTYIMEYKIEGTNQTSANLTATTTNALAYEQIDSGLERRSGAMVVITVILSLAMVILLVGLIISIFFS, encoded by the exons ATGCTGGCTGTTCTCTTCATCCTGGGGATGCTTTGTCCCCTGAACTCTGCAG aaataCCAATTAAATTGCTGGATCCTACAAATGACGGTGTGGTGGCAAATGTATTCCCAAATGCTTTTCTGCTGAGGTGGCCTGACTGCACTCTTTACGGAAACAGGAGTGCTGGACTGGTGTACACGGAACTGCCAACGAATGATAACA AAACACAGATTTTCACCGTTCCATCTTGTACTGCCAGTCTGCCAGGGCTCCTTCTGCAAAACCTCAAAAATGGAACAACATACat AATGGAGTACAAAATTGAAGGCACAAATCAGACAAGCGCAAACTTGACTGCGACGACTACCAACG CTCTTGCTTACGAGCAGATAGACAGTGGTCTTGAAAGGCGCAGCGGAGCCATGGTGGTCATCACCGTCATTCTGTCTCTGGCTATGGTGATTCTCCTCGTTGGCCTCATTATTAGCATCTTCTTCTCCTAG
- the foxr1 gene encoding forkhead box protein R1 translates to MYLQLQSKSRFLDLHLTSGLHDWDMNEEIKLTTTTDQFYHDDKRTDQYLAQWHYARISRRSLPAAAAAHRSYQLPLSSREPEIQPNLWLMVNPSLACPIKYPSNYPKTPTPPKPSPQSALPRTATPVQEHRLRPAILPDETCLNESMHDTSLSSEYQLTDEDDASSVDVPVCRKVKGARKGRTPKATTRKLGLTQNRRLQRALQDSINLKSGGWPRPPVNYCILIAMALSSSRNGSLNVQQIYNFTREHFPFFLTAPDGWKNTIRHNLCFSNSFKKTPQQVSGDGKRKSCLWHLTMDGRQRLRDEINTLTGDSFRMLKRSMNYPDMIQALLEL, encoded by the exons atgtatttacagctTCAATCCAAAAGCAGATTCCTCGACCTTCATTTAACCAGCGGTTTACATGACTGGGACATGAACGAGGAAATCAAGTTGACGACGACGACTGATCAGTTTTACCACG ATGATAAGCGGACTGACCAGTATCTGGCTCAATGGCACTACGCGAGAATCTCCAGAAGATCTttaccagcagcagcagcggcaCACAGGAGCTACCAGCTGCCCCTCAGCAGCAGAG AGCCTGAAATACAACCTAATCTGTGGCTGATGGTGAATCCCAGTTTAGCCTGCCCCATAAAGTACCCTAGTAATTACCCTAAAACCCCAACACCCCCAAAACCGTCACCGCAGTCAGCGTTGCCAAGAACGGCCACACCTGTTCAGGAACACCGTTTGCGCCCAGCGATACTGCCTGATGAGACCTGCCTGAATGAGTCAATGCACGACACCTCCCTCTCCAGCGAGTATCAG CTCACAGATGAAGATGACGCTTCCTCTGTAGATGTGCCTGTTTGTCGTAAGGTGAAGGGTGCACGGAAGGGGAGGACACCCAAAGCGACCACTCGCAAACTGGGTCTGACGCAGAACAGGAGGCTTCAGAGAGCCCTGCAGGACAGTATCAACCTGAAGAGCGGCGGGTGGCCTCGGCCTCCTGTTAACTACTGCATCCTCATCGCCATGGCCCTCAGCAGCAGTCGTAATGGCAGTCTCAACGTACAGCAGATCTATAACTTTACCAG AGAGCACTTCCCTTTTTTCCTAACAGCTCCAGATGGGTGGAAAAACACTATCCGCCATAATCTGTGTTTCAGCAACAGTTTTAAAAAGACCCCACAGCAGGTATCTGGAGATGGCAAGAGGAAGTCGTGTCTGTGGCACCTCACCATGGATGGCCGACAGAGACTGAGAGATGAGATTAATACACTCACGGGAGACTCCTTCAGAATGCTGAAGAGGAGCATGAACTATCCAG ATATGATTCAAGCGCTGTTAGAGCTGTAA
- the pou2f3 gene encoding POU domain, class 2, transcription factor 3 isoform X1, with amino-acid sequence MSTEAVEQTESQHEQADIEQNSIDFTRQIKTENLNDSPHSGSSHKTCHLTQGSPVPGGQLTGELPSLHPLPQLVLMPGSHLSSPSSFLLSQAQSGHQALLQPNLLSLQSQSQTGLLPHQPGLALTPQAMGRSGLGGSSMDGHLDMSHLQVPKHVGSPQDEPNDLEELEQFAKAFKQRRIKLGFTQGDVGLAMGKLYGNDFSQTTISRFEALNLSFKNMCKLKPLLEKWLSDAENSPSDSMTNPTTLPPLMEGYGRKRKKRTSIETNIKLTLEKRFIDNPKPNSEEITLISEQLSMEKEVVRVWFCNRRQKEKRIYCPVSTSPIKSHNYNPRLPSTSRSFSPLATGGVSSSSSPSSPSRGSSPSTLSTTSSPLTAQGVNQTFNTGSWYRWNTTSYHH; translated from the exons ATGAGCACAGAGGCTGTTGAACAGACAGAATCTCAGCATGAACAAGCTG ACATTGAACAAAACAGCATTGACTTCACCAGACAA ATTAAGACTGAGAACCTGAATGATTCACCTCATTCTGGATCGTCACATAAGACATGCCACTTGACTCAGGGATCACCCGTGCCTGGTGGACAGCTTACTGGG GAGCTGCCCTCCCTGCACCCTCTGCCCCAGCTTGTCCTGATGCCTGGATCTCACCTGTCCTCTCCTTCATCATTTCTCCTCTCACAGGCCCAATCAGGACACCAAG CACTGCTGCAGCCCAACCTGCTTTCCTTGCAATCCCAGTCGCAGACAGGACTCCTACCACACCAGCCTGGTCTCGCACTCACTCCTCAG GCAATGGGCAGGTCAGGTCTGGGCGGGTCCTCTATGGATGGACACCTGGACATGTCTCACTTACAGGTGCCTAAACATGTGGGATCACCTCAAGATGAACCCAATGACCTGGAGGAACTCGAGCAGTTTGCTAAAGCCTTCAAACAGAGACGCATCAAACTCGGCTTTACTCAG GGTGACGTGGGTCTGGCCATGGGAAAGCTGTATGGAAATGACTTTAGTCAGACTACCATCTCACGTTTTGAGGCTCTCAATCTTAGCTTCAAAAACATGTGCAAACTCAAGCCCTTGCTGGAGAAGTGGCTGAGTGATGCAG AGAACTCGCCATCTGACTCCATGACCAACCCCACCACCTTACCACCCCTCATGGAGGGTTATGGAAGGAAGAGGAAAAAGAGAACAAGCATTGAAACTAACATCAAACTCACACTAGAGAAACGCTTCATAGAT AACCCAAAACCCAACTCTGAAGAGATCACACTTATCTCTGAGCAGCTATCCATGGAGAAGGAAGTAGTACGGGTTTGGTTCTGCAACCGGCggcagaaagagaaaaggatATACTGCCCCGTCTCCACTTCACCCATTAAGTCTCACAACTACAACCCTCGTCTG CCTTCAACTTCTCGCTCGTTCAGTCCACTCGCCACTGGAGGTG TGTCATCAAGCTCCTCCCCCAGCAGCCCCAGTCGAGGCTCCTCCCCCAGCACTCTGTCCACTACATCCAGTCCACTGACCGCACAGGGGGTCAACCAGACGTTCAACACAGG ATCCTGGTATCGCTGGAACACCACATCATATCACCACTGA